A single Branchiostoma floridae strain S238N-H82 chromosome 11, Bfl_VNyyK, whole genome shotgun sequence DNA region contains:
- the LOC118426146 gene encoding LOW QUALITY PROTEIN: protein-cysteine N-palmitoyltransferase HHAT-like (The sequence of the model RefSeq protein was modified relative to this genomic sequence to represent the inferred CDS: deleted 1 base in 1 codon), protein MSPTKAANHKNSGGPGSQSLPAAEIILYTVGFCCPAAYSIYCVYVVSMENEIELLGGKQNVSAFLGRRMDATDFEWTFWKTWFKNGLFGCFLGHVIVSNMVKRFIPKYKKECILAYSFLSLYCVIGLKPLALLTLHSLLFYAAAVLRSKLLCWGMGTFLMATLNSSLFRVLQYKLAGSESTYYLVLSITAISILRQVSFSLDVCRRKDKKVCSVVDLLVYNFYIPLAFLGPVVTYDTFQEHFKNSTVVDKARAVRVCWYICRVTTWAVFTEMACHFLYFCALEQNGHFLHVKYVIFYGMTSALATLDGVETPPLPRCVSTCYSFRTTWKYFDSGLNIFLVRYVYIPLGGSRKGLMWQLLGSAACFSFVCFWHGGHDNIAMWSVFNWAGIVVESLGAALIKTSTAQTYLNTYSLRNLRRMKAAMFAPVATLLIINNLVFVGGRQAGSVYFHKLLTYNFPVGTLGLLFTMYCSVQLIFELERVFYKKSKMD, encoded by the exons ATGTCACCAACCAAGGCAGCGAATCATAAAAACTCCGGTGGTCCGGGTAGCCAGAGTCTACCCGCGGCAGAAATCATACTGTACACCGTCGGTTTCTGCTGCCCTGCCGCCTACAGCATCTACTGTGTGTACGTGGTGTCCATGGAGAATGAAATTGAACTTCTCGGCGGTAAACAGAATGTATCTGCCTTTCTTGGAAGGAGGATGGATGCTACAGACTTTGAGTGGACTTTTTGGAAGACCTGGTTCAAGAACGGTCTCTTTGGCTGCTTCTTAGGACACGTCATCGTTAGTAACATGGTGAAAAGATTTATACCAAAGTATAAGAAAGAGTGCATCCTCGCATACAGTTTCTTATCTCTATATTGTGTCATTGGTTTGAAGCCATTGGCACTCTTGACATTGCACAGTCTACTATTTTATGCAGCGGCAGTTTTGAGATCAAAATTGCTGTGCTGGGGGATGGGAACGTTCCTTATGGCGACCCTCAACTCCAGTCTCTTCAGAGTTCTTCAGTATAAACTGGCCGGGTCAGAATCCACCTATTACCTGGTCCTCAGTATCACCGCCATCTCCATTCTCCGTCAGGTCAGCTTCAGCTTAGACGTCTGTCGAAGGAAAGACAAGAAAGTCTGCAGCGTTGTGGATCTGCTCGTCTACAACTTCTACATCCCACTGGCGTTCCTCGGACCTGTTGTGACGTATGATACTTTTCAAGAACACTTCAAGAACAGTACTGTGGTGGACAAGGCAAGGGCTGTGCGCGTCTGCTGGTATATATGTAGAGTCACAACATGGGCAGTCTTCACGGAAATGGCCTGTCACTTCCTCTACTTCTGTGCCTTGGAACAGAAT GGACACTTCCTACACGTAAAGTACGTCATCTTCTACGGCATGACCTCAGCACTGGCGACGTTAGACGGAGTAGAAACCCCGCCCCTC CCCAGGTGTGTCAGTACTTGTTACAGCTTCAGAACGACGTGGAAGTACTTCGACAGCGGCCTAAACATCTTTCTCGTCAG GTACGTGTATATACCGTTGGGAGGATCTCGCAAGGGGCTGATGTGGCAGCTGCTGGGAAGTGCTGCGTGCTTCTCCTTCGTCTGTTTCTGGCACGGCGGGCACGACAACATCGCCATGTGGAGCGTCTTCAACTGGGCCGGCATCGTGGTGGAATCACTGGGAGCAGCTCTCATCAAAACCAGCACTGCACAGACGTACCTGAACACATATTCCCTCAGGAATCTGAGAAGGATGAAAGCCGCCATGTTTGCACCAGTTGCTACTCTCTTGATCATCAATAACTTAGTTTTTGTCGGAGGCAGACAAGCCGGGTCTGTCTACTTCCACAAACTCCTGACCTACAACTTTCCGGTGGGGACGCTTGGTCTGCTTTTCACAATGTACTGTAGTGTTCAACTGATCTTCGAGTTGGAACGTGTGTTTTACAAGAAGAGTAAGATGGATTGA